The Pieris napi chromosome 21, ilPieNapi1.2, whole genome shotgun sequence genome contains a region encoding:
- the LOC125060455 gene encoding myb/SANT-like DNA-binding domain-containing protein 3 has translation MDKKKQKPYSEYERQLLVQLVQSKIGILENRKTDAVSQKKKHEAWEELAIEFNNSNVSHTADSKQLKKMWQNMKAKARDAKTLEAQRKRTGGGPAPPEMGPMDTQVIAVMPQIMPSIDVPIDCDTLTTVEAGTGYDNDGESWRPKRARVSSIEATLESVIQPGTSQDWTDEAGLTETSVEVTTKSEPSQLSATPSAIRKNKTSFEDIKKKLLWQELDNNKKKFEIEVEHMKLKNQLEIEFLRHKYKLELEILQFKKESENK, from the exons atggataaaaaaaaacagaagccTTACTCGGAATATGAGAGGCAACTGCTTGTACAGTTGGTTCAGTCAAAGATTGGCATTCTAGAGAACAGGAAGACGGACGCCGTTTcccaaaaaaagaaacacgaGGCTTGGGAAGAATTAGCAATAGAATTTAATAACTCTAACGTGTCACATACT GCTGAttctaaacaattaaaaaagatgTGGCAAAATATGAAGGCAAAAGCTAGGGATGCCAAAACCCTTGAAGCCCAAAGGAAGAGGACAGGAGGAGGACCAGCACCGCCTGAAATGGGGCCAATGGACACTCAAGTGATTGCAGTCATGCCACAAATAATGCCATCAATAGATGTGCCAATAGACTGTGACACATTAACTACAGTAGAAG CTGGTACTGGTTATGACAACGACGGTGAAAGCTGGAGACCAAAGAGGGCAAGAGTGTCCAGTATAGAGGCCACACTTGAATCTGTAATTCAGCCGGGAACAAGCCAGGACTGGACTGATGAAGCTGGGTTAACGGAAACCAGTGTTGAGGTCACCACTAAAAGTGAACCCTCTCAGCTATCAGCTACACCATCAGCgatcagaaaaaataaaacttcatttgaggatattaaaaaaaaattgctgtgGCAAGAGTTagacaacaacaaaaaaaaatttgagataGAAGTGGAACACATGAAACTAAAAAATCAGTTAGAAATCGAATTTCTtcgacataaatataaattagaactagaaattttacagtttaaaaaagaatctgaaaataaatga
- the LOC125060454 gene encoding putative nuclease HARBI1, producing MENIERVLTSIENIETLGTAADMNPRMPKLYVRNEYNQNPFELYSENEFKRRYRFFKHTVLNVILPLIITNLQPFNNRGLPILPQLQILIALRFYATGCFQMVCGDLNSISQSSVCLIVNKVSAELSKLLPRFVNFPRNMTTVKRKFEELGKSNTHHGLNNIIGAIDCTHIKINRPRGITHSEAYRNRKGYFSVNVQAIIGPDLEIFDIVTRWPGSSHDSRIFRNSQAYARLVNGELEGVLVGDSGYPALNFMLTPLLNPQTRADNNYNYSQLRTRNIVERFFGVWKKKFPCLQRGLRSKLTNTSNIIIACAVLHNIGIQRGDVYDDGDFTDQTPEVEQHRNNERSTTGLAFRQSVIAQFN from the exons ATGGAGAATATAGAGAGAGTTCTAACTTCAATAGAAAACATTGAAACGTTAGGAACTGCAGCCGATATGAATCCCCGTATGCCTAAGCTATATGTTCGGAACGAATACAACCAAAATCCTTTCGAGCTGTACAGTgagaatgaatttaaaagaaggtaccgtttttttaaacacacggTACTAAATGTGATCCTGCCACTGATAATTACAAACTTACAACCTTTTAATAACAGAGGATTGCCAATTCTACCGCAATTGCAAATACTTATTGCATTAAGGTTTTATGCAACTGGATGTTTTCAG ATGGTGTGTGGTGATTTGAACAGCATAAGCCAATCTTCAGTGtgcttaattgtaaataaagtttccgcagagttgagtaaattacttcctagatttgtgaattttccaagaaatatgaCCACAGTCAAAAGGAAGTTTGAAGAATTAGGAAAATCTAATACGCACCATGgcctaaataatataatcggaGCTATTGACTGTAcccacattaaaattaatagacccAGAGGTATCACCCACTCTGAAGCATACAGGAATAGAAAAGggtatttttctgtaaatgtgcAAGCTATAATAGGGCCTGATCtcgaaatatttgatatagtgACTAGGTGGCCTGGAAGTTCACACGACAGCAGGATATTTAGAAACAGCCAGGCGTATGCAAGACTGGTAAATGGTGAACTAGAAGGAGTTTTAGTAGGTGACAGCGGCTATCCAGCACTGAACTTCATGTTAACACCACTTTTGAATCCACAAACAAGagctgacaataattataattattctcaatTGAGAACTAGGAATATTGTTGAAAGGTTTTTCGGAGTGTGGAAAAAGAAATTTCCATGTTTGCAGAGAGGACTACGatcaaaattgacaaatacCAGCAACATAATTATAGCTTGTGctgtattacataatataggtatacagaGAGGGGATGTTTATGACGATGGTGATTTTACTGATCAAACACCAGAAGTCGAACAACACAGAAACAATGAAAGATCTACTACAGGTCTAGCATTCCGGCAATCTGTGATTGCACAATTTAACTAG